The sequence below is a genomic window from Bos taurus isolate L1 Dominette 01449 registration number 42190680 breed Hereford chromosome 7, ARS-UCD2.0, whole genome shotgun sequence.
caaaatggtgaatactttcttcaataaaatttttggtgaaagtgaaaataaaagaaataggatTCCACAGTGGGTAGGTTGGGCCTCTCTTGTCTATGGCTGCTTCGGGATTGGAGCAGGGTATCTTTTAGATTTTGAGTGTGTATTGGGGGGCTAGATGGGACTTTCCCATGGGGGTGGGATTTGAAATGGGACAGGGATCTCTGAAGTCCTGGGCCTCTTGAGTAGTAAGGGGGTGCCTCCTGAGATCGGGGGTGGAGACTCGGGAGTGGGTTGGGGTTTCCCATGTGTTCAGGCTTCTCATATCCTGAACAGGGCCCGGGGTGGGTTCTCTGGAGTGGACTTCAGGGTGGGAACCCCACCTGTGGGGTGGCACTGCCTTTCGTGTCTAGGGAGGCTCCAGGTGAGCCTTCCTCGTAGGTGGGACCTGCCACTACGATGTGGTTCAGCTTGCCGGCCAGGTGTTCCAGGCCCTCCTTGGTAATTTGCAAGGCCCTCATGGTTCGGTCCAGTTGATTCTGCGCATCAGCACGCCGCTGCTCCTCCATCTTGAGGCGCCCCTGCAACTCAGCCTGCCGCTTCTGCTCGCTGTAGGGAGCAGGGAGACCACCACTGGGGCACTGTTGACCACACTGGCCCCGCTCTTACCCCCACCGGGCACCATGGGGCCTCACCTCACCAGCAGGGCCTCCCCTGAGTACTTGAGGTCTTCCAGCTCCTGCTGCAGCCTCTGCTTCTCTTGCTTCAGTCTCAGCAGCGTCTGCTCATTCTCACTCTTCAGCATCTCCAGCTGCGTGAAGGTGTCACCCTGGGCCAGGAACCGCCGCACCACTGCctggggggggagggggtgggccaGACAGACCCGTCAGAGCCAGGGGCTTGTCCCGTTCCTCTTTTCCCAGGGATGCGCGGGACAAGTCGCCTGAGCTGATGATGGCTTCTGCATAATGCTGTCTTGGCACTCTGTGAGCCTTGGACTCAGGGCTGCCTTAAGGGTGTGCAACCCTGAACGAATGATTTTTGCAGGCCCTTCTTTGTCTATATAAGGAAAATCAATCAACCAAAATCAGATGTTGGGGCAGCGACAGCAGTGAGCACAGCTGCTTTCCAAAATCAATGTGCAAACAACGCCCCCTCCTATGAGAAAATGTGACTGGTTGTGGGACCAACCCACCCCCAAGGCCAATTTCTGGAAAGATGTCTGGCCACAGCCCTCCAGATGACCTAATACATCCAAGTCCTGGAACTCCTTGGGGGTCACCCCCATGAGATGAGTGGTGGGTTGGAGAGCTCCCCAAACAGAGAGATCAGACAGGGATCCAGGGGAATTAGTGTTGACCAGCCAGAGACGTccatggtggcttagatggtaaagaaatctgcctgcaatgttcaATCCCTGcatagggaagatgccctggagaagggaatggttaccactccagtattcttgcctggagaattgcacagacagaggagcctggcagactatagtccatggggtcgcaaagagtctgatgtgactgagcgactaatactttcacactttcacagcCGGGGACCTAAAGTCTTAGAAAATTCTGAGGAAGATGCTGCCAAGTGCGGGCCCCAGGGTAGGGGCCCAGCTTCTCTGGGATGGAGGCTGGTACTGGGCCCCAGACCCTGCTATAGAGACTGAAGATACAGGAGAGGAAAGACAACATTGCCCATTCTCCTAGTGCTGACATGCCAAAGAAGTCAGTGCCAGTGTATGCAGGAACaggagagaggggcttccctggtggtccagtggcaaagaatctgcctgccagtgcaggagacatgggttccatccctggtctgggaagaccccacatgccgcagagcaacgaagcctgtgcaccacaactactgagcctgtgctctagagcccaggggttgcaactactgagcctctggtctgcaacaagagaagccactgccatgagaagcccatggaGCATCGTAACTAGACAGCAGGCCCCGCTCCCAGcatctagagaaaagcccacacaacactgaagacccagcacagccaaatataaataaacaaaattatttttttaaataaggaacaGAAGAGAGGATGGTGGCCAGTGTAGATAATTCGTGTCGCTTTTGCTGTGAGAGGTAGCAGAGAAACGGGGCAGCAGCTGAAGGAGGGAGGGGTGTCTTTTTTTGTACACTGAGGAACTGACCGGGCAGAAAAAGGAGGCTGGGTGCGTTGGCTTCCCAGGGTCGGCTCAGGCCATCTGGGAGCTTGAGGGCTGAGGGCACACTCACGTGTGTTTCTGCCACGCCTGTGGCGTCCTTGACCTTGCCGAAGAGCACCTCCATCTGGTACATGCTCCAGCGCCGCTTCAGCTCCTCCTCCTTGGAGTACATGCTGTCCTGGAGCGTGTCGTCAGACTGCAACAGCACGTGCTCACGCTGGGTCTGCTCATGGATGGGGGTCAGGGCCTGGTCAGTCCGCAGCTGAGGGCTTagggcagaggccaggggcaTTGGGAAGATACCTCCCGACCGGGTTCATGAAGGGGGTGGGGCCCAAGCTTGGGGCCAAgtcggggcttcccagggggcactaggggtaaagagccagcctgcccatgcaggagatacaagagaggCAGTTTCCATCTCTGGTCGGGATCTGGTCCAGatctggtcgggaagatctccttggaggagggcatggcaacccactccagtattcctgactggagaatgccatggacagaggagactggcaggctacagtccatagggtcgcaaagagtcggacacgactgaagccacttagcatgcacgcatgcagggCATCCAGGTAGGGGTCAGGAGTGCTTGGTTAGAGGGAGGCCTCAGAGGCAGCGTCAGCGGGCGGGTCAAGAGCGTAGGGGCGGGGCCTGTCGGGTAAGGGGCCGGTTAGAGGCGGGGTCAATTTCGGATATGGGCAAGTTTGGCCGGGAAGGATGAGGACCCCTGGAGAGTAAGGGGAGGGCTGGAGGGCGGGGTCAGGGATATGGGAAGAGCCCTGGCATATGGGGAGCTGGGGGCAGAGTTAGGAGAAACTTCGAACTGCCGAAGGGTCTAGGGCCTGGGCCAATGTAGGGGAGCGGCGGGGACCCCGCAGGTCCGGGTCCAAGCAGGAGCAGGCTGGGATCTCAGGCCCGTAATCCTGGTGCGCCCACCTTGCGCTCCATGCGTTCGTTCTGCAGTTTCTTCTCTTCCGCGCGCTTCTTGCACTCGGTTAGGTAGCGTTCGCGCTTCTTGCGCTCTCGGAACACGGTCTCTTCCAGATACTGCAGTTGGTTCTGGAGGGTGGACGGGGGAACGACAGGACCTGTTGGCATCTACTGGGGCTCTGGGCCAGGGCTGCAGGCCCAACTCAAGACAACTGGGGCAAGTTGTGGGGTCCTGGGACAGAGATGGGATGGGTTTCGGGGCAGCTGGGGTTCAGATGCTGAGGTCAGGAGACCATGGCAGTGGAAGGGCAGGATTCCCAGGGGCCGGTGGGCTGGCACCTTGGCGATGTCCCTGGCGTTGAGCGCCTCCTGATTCACTAGGTGCAGCTCCTCCAGCTCGTGTTTCGTCCTCACCACCTCAGCCTCCATAAAGTCCAGCCGGTTCCCCAAGTGAAGGCTCTCCTCCTGGGCGTGAAAGATGGGTGAGCCTGTGACTGATGTCCCTAACTTGGCTGGCCCTCCCATTTGCTGCCCCCCACCTACCCCCAGTCAACCTGATCCCTACTTGTAGGTAGGCCTTGAGCTGCAGGTATACACTGGTGATGTGTTCAGCCTCCTCTGCCTTCATCCGGGCCTTCTCCAGGCGGTTCTCTAGGTTCCGCATGGTCTAGAGGGaagtagagacatcattttgccaacaaaggtccgtatagtcaaagctatggtttttccagtacagatgtaagagttggaccataaagaaggctgactgctgaagaatttatgcttttgaactgtggtgctggagaaaactcttgggagtcccttggacagcaaggagatcaaaccagtcaatccgaaaaggaaaccaaccctgaatactcattgtaaggactggtgctgaagctgaagctctaatactttggtcatctgatgtgaagaacagactcacagaaaagaccctgatactgggaaagattgaaggcaggaggagaagggggtgacagagaatgagtttggatggcatcactgactcaatggacaagagttcgagcaaactcggggagatggtgaaggacaaggaagcctggtgtgctgcagtccacggggtctcaaagagttggacacgcctgagcaaactgaacaacaacaagagggaAGCAAGCCTGGGCTGGATCCCTCCCCTCTCAGTGCCTCCTGCAGGATCGAGGGCTCTGCAGACCCACAGGCCCTACCTTGGCCACCTCGGTGTTGCTGTCTTGTGCCTCGGCTATCTCCAGCTCGCGCAAACTGTGCTGCAGCTGGAGCTCCTCCAGCCACTTCTGCCGCAGTCCCAGCTGGTGCCGAAGAGCATTCAGTTGCTTCACCTTTTCGTTCAGCCGGTAGTCCAGATGCTCCAGGGCTTGCTGGAGAGAGGGAAGCAACAGTAGGGGCCTGAACCCCCACCTAGTCCTTCCTTCTCCCACATCTTGGTTCTCATCTCTCGTCTCTTGGTAGAGCATCTGAAACCTGGCTGATCCCGCTTCTCctgcagattttctttttttggggggggaggggctGGTTTCCAGGTGGGCATCCACCGCCCTGGTTGCCCCTTACCCATCTCCTTTGCCTTTGAAGAGGCTCTTCTTTCATCTGACCACACATACTACTTGATCCTATCCAGTCTCGGGTTTTCTGAGTCACGTCTACActgcatgagtgcatgctaagtcgctttagtcttatccgactctttgcgaccctatggactggagcctgccaggtcttctgtccatggggattctccaggcaaggatactggagtgggttgccatgccctcctccaggagatcttcctgacccagggtttgaacccacgtctcttatgtctatctgcatcggcaggtgggttctttaccacttagcaccacctgggaagccccacctctACACTGAAGACATCCCAATTTAGCCTCCCCCCTGAGGCTCGTATATCCATATCTACACTGCCTTCTAGATGTCTCCACAGGAAGCTCAAAACCATTTGTCCAAAATTGAGTATATCCTTGATCTTTCCCCAAAACTGCCCTTTTTGAATCTTCCCCATCTCAGCTCATGGCAACTCCGTCCTTCCAGGTGCTCAAGTCCCAAACCTTCATGTCATCctcatcttctctttttctctcccacttATACCCAGTTTGTTAGCAATTCTCTATTCTGTCTTAAAGCTTCCTCCAGAGagatcctggtggctcagtggtaaagaatctgtctgcagtgcagtacatgcatgggttcaatccctgggtcaggaagatcccctggacgaggaatggaaacccactctagtattcttgctgggaaaattccatggtcaaaggattctggtgggctaccgtccatggggtcgcaaagagttggatgtgactgagccaGATAGATCTCTTTCCTATTTCTACCTCTTTTGCCCTAGTGTAGCCAGCATCATCCTTCACTTTGATAACTTCCTCTGGATGGCTTCTAACTCTTGCCTCCTCAGAGCCCATTTTccacttcttttctttaaaaaaaaaaaaaaatatatatatatatatatatatatatatatatatatatatatttatttgcctgtACCTGGTCtatagttgtagcacatgggataTTTaactgtggtatgtgggatctagttgcctgactagggactgaacccgggtcccttgcattgggagtgtacagtcttagccactggaccaccagggaagtcccttcacttCTCTGATTCTTAGTATAAAATCTGCACTCGTGCAGCAAAGCCTGATGCAAGGTTCTTCCCCTGCTGACCCTCCTAACCTGACCTCCTATGGAGCCCCCCTCACTCACTCCCATTCTGCCACAATGACCTCCTTTGTGTCTCCAATGCTCTACCTTTGTTCCTACCCAAGggactttgcacttgctgttccatCTGTCTGGAATGCTTTTCCCCAGATCACTACTTGCCTGACCCCTTCtcagctcaaatatcaccttcCTAGAGAAAGCAAAGATCCCCAGCTCACAATCTAAAGGAAAAGCCCTAACCCCCATCCACCTCTAGGGAGCCACtctgttttattgtatttatttctcttgTCACCATTGGAAATCACTTTCTTTCTATGTTTATTGTTCCTTtcttggggcggggggggggcagtGTCTGCTTTCTCCACTAAGATGAGGCTCTGGGGAGTGGGGACATGGTCTGTGTTTTTCAGCGTACAGCAACCAATACCTAAAGCCATGCCAGGCATGTGGTCAGTGTGTGAGAAAGACTGAGAAATAAATTAATGGCAGCTGGCGTAGAGAAGGGATTGGAGAAGGTGAGATGGGGGTCAGGGAGTCGGGTGGGGACCCAGGCTAGAAATGAAgggaggtggtcagaggaatggGAGTGGGGCAAACCTGGCCTGTCCTGTTCTTCAGGTACGGCTTCTCTGACTTCCATTCTCGAATCACTGCCTGGACCACTTTCTCATCTCCCTGCAAGGAGGAGAGCCCAGGTCACACTACAAATTCTGGCCACCTTCTCCTTGAGAGCATCCCCTGGGGACgctgcctccccacccctggaACCTCGTCCACCTCACCTGGAGCAGGGCTGTCAACTGTAGCTGCAGTACCCTGGTCTCCTCGCGGAGCTGGTTAATGGTCTCCTGATTCTTCTTGATGTTCCACTGGGTGCTCTCATAAAAGGCCTTCCGGTCACCCTCTGGGGTCATGTGAGGTGGGCAGGCAGAAGCAGAGCATCACGGGAGGAGGCACTTCCCAGAGGGAAGACCTTGTAGTAGGTATCAACAGTATAACAATATTTTACTCTGAGCATTTGTTATGTATTAGATGCAGGActggagcttcccagatggctcagtggtaaagaatccacctgccagtataggagattcaggagacataggttcgatccctggcccaggaagatcccctaaagtaggaaatggaaaccggctccagtattcttgcctggaaaatcccatggatagaggaggctggtgggctacagtccacgaggttgcaaagagttggacacgactgagtgacttagcacacatgcagagaTGCTGGActaatcattttcttttatttttctgtactgcactgcatgtgagatcttagttctccaaccaggaatcaaacccacaccctctgcagtggaggcacagcatcttaaccactggaaagcCAGGGATGGACTAATCATTTTCTAGGTATCACATAGGATGTGCCAGTATGTACATACCCATATCCATATTATACCCATTTCACACATGAGAAGGCTCATGCGTATTAGACTGTTCCAGTTCACAAGCAGTCAGACTCCCCAGCACATACTTTCAACCACTATGCAACACTACCTCCTAACCACAAAGCAACAACTGACACTTGAGATAGATGATTATTTGCTGTGTTGAACTGTCCTGTGCATCATCAGATGTTGagcagcatccctgacctctactcactagatgccagtaacaACCCGCCCCCCCACCCGCCGCCAAACAATGTGACAaaccaaaatgtctccagacattgccaagtgTCTTCTGGGGAGCAAAATAGCCCGATTccattgagaaccactggttcaCACTCCATAGtattactctgtgccaggcactgttctaagcacgcTACACATTTCAACTACCTATGGGGTGGTACTGTTACTATCCTCGTCTAATGGTTGGACAAACTGAGAGCAATTACATTATTCTTGGTCCCTGAAGATCAAACAATTATTAATAGCACACGTAGAGCCAGTATATTTGAACCCAGAAAATCTGCCTCTAGAATCTATATCCTTCATCCTCCCATGCATGATAGAAAAGTTGAAACTACATAaaagtaggggcttcccaggtggcactggtggtaaaataacccccctgccaatgcaggagacgtgagagaagtgggttggatccctgtgttgggaagatcccctggagaagggcatggcaacccatttcagtattcttgcctggagaatcccatgggcagaggagcctggcagggtgcagtccatagggtcacacagagtcagacacgaccgaagtgacttggcacgcacacACGTAAAAGTATGAAATACAGTTCACTCGGTTCTGAGCTCAGGAAAAGTTGTATAAGATGAGGAAAACCATGACCAAGCATGAATTTTTGCCTCCGGATACTGGACACCTGGACGAATGCTAGTGAAAGAACTCCTGCCAGGTCGGAGGGCTGTTGACTTGACCATTCTGGGCCCTCTGGAGTCATCTTACCTAACAGTTGTATCTTCCTTTGTAACTCAGCCACCTGCATGTTCACAGCGGACTTCCCCTCGCTGGCATGCAAGGGTCCTGCCTTGGAATGAAGTGAGTGCCAGACAGGCACCAAGCCCTTGCCTCGAGAGCGGTAGGGCTTGAGCTGAACTTGAGTGGCCTTGACTTTGGAGGGGGTTGAAATTTGGTCCTGAGAAGGCATGGCGTTGGAGGCCGCCGCCCAGCACAGGGGAGACGTCATGATTGGGGCTGAGGTCGAGGGCCTCTGGGGCTCAGGGGAATTGCCTCTGTCTAGGATCCGTCAATTCAGGTTCCTCGGGCTCTGGGAATGCACTTGTCGACCGCTCGGCAGGACCTAGCCGCATCTCCGGTTGCTAGGTAACCGTCCCCGCCTCCCTCCAGCGCTCCCATGGAAACAGCCCGCGTTCCAGTCTACGACTCTCATTGGCTGACGTTGAGCGGAGAGGCGGTCCCTGCAGGGGACCCGAGCAGAGCAGTCCGCAGAAAGATGGGGGAGGGTACTTTTGAGTCACGTGCTCATCCTTTTTCCTCCCCACCTCTCCATCTCAACTCTACCGGGGGCGGCGGTGTGGGGTTTCGCGGGCATTTTTCAGGAACTTTCTGTTCCGGCTGCAGAACCCGCCACTCCCAAGATGGAGGCACCTTGCGCCGCCATTAAGCGCGAACCTTCAGAACTATTCCCTTTCAGGCTTCAGTCCTATGCAAGATGGCCGACTGGGTTCCGAGCCTGCCACATGCCACTCCCAACATGGCAGCCAAGACCCGCCGTCCCTAGCGCGGAGCGTGATGCCGGACATGACGATTCTCACACACTTCCGCTTCCTTTCTGCAGGAGAAACCGTTGGCTGCTGGGTCAGGGGGGCGCGGTGGATATTGACCTTTGCCCCAGCCTCGTGTACGTGGTGGACTAGTGGGCGGGAGGACCCCCACCCCCGCAATTTCCTATTTAGGGGCAGCCGAAGGGTGTGCGTTTGGAGGGGGGGGGACTGTTAACCCTTTTGGCCGATTGGCGGGAACTGGATAGCGAACCACCTCCGACCCAGAGGGAGCGGAGGTTTTGAGTTCCGCTCACCATTGATTTGGGCCAAGTGAGGTTCCCTTCCACTAGGTAGGACTGGGGAGAACCCCCCACCCCGCGCCTCCGCCCCGGCCCCCGTGCCCCCAGTGTGGGAAGTTAAGTGAGACCTCTTTGCACGGAGCGATGAAGGAATCCAGTTGACCGGAGGGAGAGGCGCCTTCCTTCGGCTGGAAGGAGCCCTCTCCTACTGACCTGCTGCCTCTTTCTCGCTGCAGCGTGGGGTCGCAGTGCATCTCCCAGTAGCCTCCTTCTGGCAGAACCCATTTCCGGCTTCCGAGGCTTCAGCGagatgttactgctgctgctgctactgccgaTGTGTTGGGCCGTGGAAGTCAGGCGACCCCGGGGCGTCTCCCTCACCAGTGAGTGAGCCACTGGAGGTGGCCAgaattgggggtggggtgtgggaggCTTCCGGGATAGGCGCTTACAGCCTTCGGTCTCAGTGTTCTGGACTCTGGGCAGGGAAGGTTGCAATGCTTAGCCGGTGGGAGTGGGAAGAGGTACCTTTGGGTGGAAAGggctctcttcctgccctggacTGGGCCCCTTGTCCCCCTCCCCAGACCATCACTTCTACGACGAGTCAAAGCCTTTCACTTGCCTGGATGGCTCTGCCAGTATCCCCTTTGATCAGGTCAATGATGACTACTGTGACTGCAAAGATGGCTCAGATGAACCAGGTGAGTGTTTTCTCCATTCATCCATGCatccgttcattcattcattgtacGTTTATTGAGCTGGTGAGTGCTACGTCCTGTGTGGTGTCCCAGACAGACCCAGTCCTGTCTTCACAGGGCTCTCTGTTGAGTGGAGGCAAGCAGGCACAGAATAAAGTGGGTCAGTGGTTTGGTGAGGAGATGGGGAGGCGCTATGGGAGcccagagggggagggggagggcttgGCAGGGCCCAGTTGGGAgggcccccccccccgccccccgccaccccccagcgtggagaggcaggagggagccCAGAAGCCTTTTGTTTCAGGCCCCCAAAGTGCAGTGGTCCTTCCTGCCCTTACTTGGCATCAGTTATTCTCACATTTCTCACGCTCCCGTGTGCATGTGGTGGGCGTGACCTGCCGGATCCTGAACCCACTCCACaaaccctccttccctcctttccccacAGGCACAGCTGCCTGTCCCAACGGCAGCTTCCACTGCACCAACACAGGCTACAAGGCCCTGTACATCTCCTCCAGATGGGTCAACGATGGAGTGTGTGGTGAATGAACTGGCCCCAGGATGGGGGACAGGGTGCTGGGCGGAGGGAAGGCGGCAttgcggggtggggggagtccTGACAGCGCCCCCACGTCTGCCCTCAGACTGCTGTGACGGGACCGACGAATACAACAGCGGGATCGTTTGTGAGAACACCTGCAAGTACGTAGCTGACACCCCCGTTCCCTTGCccccctctcccccttcccttgCCTCGCCTTGCTGGGTGAATCGggctccctctcctctctgctttTGTGTGTTGAGGGCTCAGCCTGTGTCAGGTGCTCTGTGCATGCTCTATCAGCGGTTTCCCTTCTGGCCTGGAAGCGAGTGTCATGTGTTCGCCTGTTCAGTCGATGAGGGAGCTCACGCTCAGAAAGGAAAATGACTTCCTCAGGGTCTCATAGCTAAGAGATAGCAGAACCAGGACTCGAATCCAGCTTGGTCTAacctgggactctgtgcttttaATTGCACCGCTGCAGCAGGACCTGAAAACTGAAATGCCCACAGGCAGGTGATGGAAGCAAGTGCATGCAGGCCGAGTGTAAGGCAGTCAGGGAGTGATGGGGATTGTGGCGTTTAAAAGGGACAGCCTCCCTCCACTCCTGTGAGTTGGGAGCAGGTGGCAGGACCGGATATGTTTTTCAGAGAAGCTGAGCGTCGTGACATTTCCGTAAACCCTTCTGATGGAAGGTCTCTTAAGTAGAGAGTAGACTGAGCAGATTTTGCCTACAGGCCAGACAGCCCTTCTGTCAGGGAGTCTGTGACTTGTGCGCtcgtctctttctcctcttggGCACCTCCTTCCAGCCCCACATCCCAGCAACCCCTAGTCCGTCCCACGGCCCTGCGGGTGAGCGAGCCCTGTCCACTGCACCTCCTCCCTAGGACGGGGGTGAGGGACTCTGAAGCCAGGAGgacctgggggaggagggagcaggagtGTTTGAGCTCCTGTTTTTGCCCACACAATGGGGTGATGGCAGGGGCTTGAACCCCTTTGGAAGAGGCAGACCTAGTGGGCACTAAACGCCCTCCCATTGGTGCTTGTGTCTCCCTTCCCCCCAGAGAGAAGGGCCGCAAGGAGAGAGAGACACTGCAGCAGATGGCAGAGGTGACCCGCGAGGGCTTCCGCCTGAAGAAGATCCTGATTGAGGACTGGAAGAAGGCCcgggaggagaagcaggtgaggggcctggtggggctgAGCCAGGACGACCTGGAGGCTGGTGAGGCTGGCTGGGGTTTATGTCTGCTCCCCACCAGTGGTGTCCTGGGGCCAGTTGGTGTCTGTCTGTGCCTTGTGTCCACTTGACGTTTAGTTGTTGCTTAGGCTGGTACCAGGTGGGCGGCAGCCAGGCATGGACCTAGGCCTTGGGTGCAGACCAAAGTGGGCTTGGAGGAGGGACACCTCTCCTCCAGGTTCTAGGGTGCTCTCATCTGTAAGTTAAGGCCAGTGACTGTATGTCTTACCAGTTCTGGGGGAGGACTCAAGACAAGGTCCTTCAACCACAGCCAGGTTAGCTCAGTAGGGTGGGTGCTGGGGATGTGGGGGGGGAGGGCTGAAGAGGGTGAGTCCCCAGGGGTGTGTCTCTCCCTGCCTGTCTGCCACCCCCTTAACTGGTAGGTCAGAGTCCTCAACTCTCCTTCAGGGCTCCCGCTTAACCCTCTGAGCAAGGGCCCCAGCTCTGTTTCTCAGACCAGGGAAGGGTCGGGtcttcctctcccacccccatgGCCTGGCTAGTGAGGTACCTCCTGAATTCATAGTGGGCAGTGTATTCAGGGCCAGTGAGATCCTTCTCGTGCTTAGCCACACAGTGAAGTTGGTGCCAAGTGACCTTTGACTTCATGGGCCAGCAGGAGGACCCTGGCCGCAGATCAGGTTGAGGTGTCAGGCAAAGTCTTGGGAGGGACCCTACATCCTAGGGCCCACATTCTTAGGCTGGAGCCCACCCAGCACACACgttccttgcttccttccttccttgaatattttttatttatttggttgtgctgggtcttagttgcagcatgtggaatctagttccctgaccaaggatcaaattgGCCGCCTTGAATTTGGAGTACAGGGTCTTggccactgaatcaccagggaaatccccgttctttttttttcttttttttttttaatacaagcaatcagtttttaaaaagaattttattttatttttggctgtgctgggtcttcattgctgcacgcaggctttctctggttgcagcaggCAGGCTTCTCATTCAGTGGCTTCTGTTATTGCGGATCACAGGCCCTAGGCACGccggcttcaggagttgcagttcccaggctctagagcacaggctcagtagttgtggtgcaggggcttagcttCTCCTAGGCACGTGGagtcttcctgggccaggaatcAAACGTATGTTCC
It includes:
- the ODAD3 gene encoding outer dynein arm-docking complex subunit 3; the encoded protein is MTSPLCWAAASNAMPSQDQISTPSKVKATQVQLKPYRSRGKGLVPVWHSLHSKAGPLHASEGKSAVNMQVAELQRKIQLLEGDRKAFYESTQWNIKKNQETINQLREETRVLQLQLTALLQGDEKVVQAVIREWKSEKPYLKNRTGQQALEHLDYRLNEKVKQLNALRHQLGLRQKWLEELQLQHSLRELEIAEAQDSNTEVAKTMRNLENRLEKARMKAEEAEHITSVYLQLKAYLQEESLHLGNRLDFMEAEVVRTKHELEELHLVNQEALNARDIAKNQLQYLEETVFRERKKRERYLTECKKRAEEKKLQNERMERKTQREHVLLQSDDTLQDSMYSKEEELKRRWSMYQMEVLFGKVKDATGVAETHAVVRRFLAQGDTFTQLEMLKSENEQTLLRLKQEKQRLQQELEDLKYSGEALLVSEQKRQAELQGRLKMEEQRRADAQNQLDRTMRALQITKEGLEHLAGKLNHIVVAGPTYEEGSPGASLDTKGSATPQPQETGRSVGKMDPKVDDYLPNLLGLVEEKLLKLHSQLENHNVPEMLRHIVDLEFYATLEGKLPSYNTRIALPVAGHKDKFFDEEESEEDDSDVVTRAALKMRSQKLIESRSKRRGRSRRS